The Arabidopsis thaliana chromosome 5, partial sequence genomic interval tttaagggTCAAAAGTTAGTGAACATGAGTTAGATTTGTGTGGACTAGttagtatgtatatatgatcaAACTTGagtgaaaatttgaaatagttAATGAAATTAGTCAATACAAACTATAAATTTCTCATACGTAATGACAATCTTCATTGTTCACCACGTTTCAAGCTTTGTATTTActgataagaaaataaatgagattTGATCATATGCCCACATACGTAACATTCGTTTATTTTACAACTAATTCACTTAGTTATGCGAGCATTCAATTACATTGCTTTTATATAAGAAGACTTACGTATATTTATAGGGACCTATAGCTATGGAGCAGACTAGCTTAAGCCTATAGtgaatttacaaaaaaaaaaaaaaaagcctatAGTGAAGAGCCAATCAGAGAAGACAAGCGTGGATTTTACCGGATCCACGTGGCGTGATCAAACAGGCCCAAAACATGTAGTAAAAGCTGGGACAAAAGCTGTGAAGATTGTTTGGTCTAGATGCATGGGAAGTAATTTTAAGTAACCTATGTTTTAAACAtttacattatttggaattaatattatatatacactattcgattttgttttccttcaaTGTAACATTACTCTGGCATAAAGTATTTATCGTATAATatcttttattataaatttttgatgttttaaagaTTAGTTTATCTCttttgaccaaaaagaaaggaaaagggATTAGATTTATATCTATGTGAACTTGATTATACGAGTTCGGATAATCGGATCTCAATGTGATATCCATATTTCTTGCAAGACATATCTCTCGTACaccttttatatttatatccCGCAATCGTGACAACTCTTAATCATTCACTTCATAATATTTCCAACAAcattaaaagatatttatctTAATTCTCTTTTCCTTAACACTAACAAAGTAGCATGTCCATATATACTTTCGTTTTTTGAGCATGAGAAAATAGATTTAactttataagttataaccatTGTTTCAAATTAATGCAGATCCgagtaataataatttgagATGCAATAATGGTTGTGTCATATCTTGATTGCTAAACTTGATACCGCCATACCGGTAACGTGAAGGGAGAGCTTCCAATTTGTATGCAAGCCTACATCTGACCCAATTGTTGGCCCAATATTAACCAACACCcacactaaaaaaaatactatggAGGGAGTAATCTACATGACTACATTCCAAAGCAGGCAATATCGTTTTTTCATGTCTGAAAAcgcaaattttttttctaattgttAAGTTGGTTCAAAAGAAATGAACATgggtaataataaaaatgatgtATTTGTTTGCAAACAGCAGTTCTCACTTGTCTCTCTCTATATGATGAAAGACAATGTTGTAATCTTTATAGGTTTCAATATAGCGGGTATACTTGGTGACATAAAGCGTTATGAAATTTTAAGCAGTAAATAGGAAATGATAAATGATTATTAAATTCgttattaaaaatgtaagaagGAATAGTACAATATAGAACGGTAAAAAAAATGGCAAACCATTTACTTCAATAAGAAAGGTTAGCAACCACACTCAGCAAATGGGACACATAGGATCCGACGTGGTTTATATTATAGTAGTCTGATATAGTAGAGTCAATGGgtatatttgtctttttcaaaGACTCAGTTCCATTGAAGCGTAGGTTACTTCTTTAAACAAGACTCTGTTTTGAATGATATTGTAAAGTTAAGGGGTACGTTTGTCTTTTTCAGGACAAAGCGAGACCATAGATGACGTGTCAACTgctaattttcaaaaactcgGTCTACAAACCATAACCAAACttatttattcaattatttccgtcaaaaaaatataattttctttttgcatcTCAATGGATTGATTCCATGTGCCAAGTGTTGGTGTTCATGAGAAAATTAGTCGCAGCTGATGACAACAAACATCAAgcatttataatttatataacaCTCACGAGAGCCTCTTTCTTTATCTACCTCGTCTCCTaatcacaaacacacacaaatctCTGAAGTAAAATGACGTTCCCTTCTCTTTCTGtctcatttctcttctttgccttCATATTCGTTACGCATGCATTCGACCTCAGCATCATCCAggttcttcttgttttctacTTTCTGGCTAACAAAGTAACCAGAACCGGTTTTCTCActtgtatatttgtttttttgagaaaatcatGTAGATGCAACAGGGAACATGTCCGTACACGGTGGTTGTCATGACAAGCTGTCTTTCTCCGGAGTCGACAAGAGATCAGATCAGCATTGTTTTTGGCGATGCCGACGGTAACAAGGTTAAGTaactagatttttttgtatatagttCCAGTTAAGTCGACATCTTATTTGCTTTAAAGTGGTTTAGATACCTTGCATGTGTGCTCAGTGCAAGTAACTTTATAgtgatttaaataaaaatgttaaatatctCTGTTGTTTTAGGTGTATGCACCGAAACTAGGGGGTTTGGTAAGAGGACCAGGGGGTTTGGGGAAGTGTTCAACGAACACATTCCAAGTCAGAGGTCAATGTTTGAATGACCCTATCTGCTCTCTCTATATCAACCGGAATGGACCCGACGGTTGGGTCCCGGAGTCCATTGAGATCTACTCAGAAGGTTCAAAGTCCGTTAAATTCGATTTCAGCAAGAGCGTCCCTCAACTAAACACTTGGTACGGCCACAACAACTGCAACACCACAGGCAGACCATCGTCTCCCGATCTGCCTCCACCACATTTTCCGCCAGAGTTTCCACCGGAGACACCTACCACCCCACCGCCGCCTCCACCAAGGCCGTCTGCTGCTTCAAGGCTTGGAAATGGTGAGAGTGTTTTCCTTGCGTTTGCCATTGCGACTGCGATTGCCGCAATGGTGCGTTGGAGTTACTAGCATGGTACTTGAAGAGCATGTTGTTGGGTTGTATGAGGCTTTTTCTTTCCGTCgaatgtttttatttgctttcGTTTTGCTTCAGCCTTTTCCTTGTTGTAGAAAACATAATTACTTATTAAGTATGTGCGCATGAGTTCCTGTTTAGCTATGATTATTAATCAGTTGGTACCGACATTTAGTAGTTCATTTTCAAAAGAGAATCCATCACTTGTGCATagaaataaagattaaaaaaatccaTCACTTTCCATAACCGGTGTTTGGACTTGCAATTTTTAGCGAGACAgtatgataattttttttttaaagtacaTATATGCTAAGCAGTGATCAATTTTAACAATTGAGATGAAGATTTATCCAAAAACTGGTGTATCATACCAAATTATCAATAGATTATATTGAGACAAACAAggatataatttaaataatttggaCAACAAACCTCAACTCAAGGCACATTTGATGACATTTCAAGGAAAACATAAATGGACCTAACTTTTGATTCGAATTGTTATTGAAGTGTTGTCGAAAACTGGAATGCATGGAATTTGTCAGGTAGTAGTAGGTGGAGTTCATGGGAGAAGTCGAAACACGTAAACAACTCTTCTCTTTTAgacaaatttcttcttttttcggACATCTGGTTTCACGTGTCCTTGATCTAAATCGGGATTAAATATGGCTTATATTGATGTTACACCGagccattttcattttcttttacttaaaTCAAATTGTCTATTGATGTTAATCcgacaatttttattttattttactgattttgtttttgaaatgttGTTCTTTTAAGTCAccataaagttaaaaaaaaaaaaaaaagaaaaaaaaaaaagagagaaggtAAATGGTTAGATATTCCGCCGATTTAGCCGCTAAATCCTGCCGAACAATTAAATAGAATCGGTACTGAGACTTTATTCGATGGATCctaaacaaaagcaaaaagatgTAGCTAAGCCCAAACTACTAAGGCCCATCAAGACGTCAAGGCGTAACTTCAATTTAGTTACAGACAACTCTTACTTTGGAGGCCCATGAAAAAATAGAGTGGTCAATCAATCTCAAATGCAATTTGTTTGTACTATGAAAAAACTAGACTAGTTTTCACAACGTTCCAAACAAATACCATTTAAATTTACTTCTACAATATAATagtataaatcattttaaaatcataacaaTCCAAATTGCACGTATCTATAAAATCCAATGGATCGAAactcaagaaaatatttacaaaaaatatatatatgaacccTTTTCTCGACGTAATCTCTGGCcattataatttagtttttcgTTGAAGACAAAGACGATGGAAAAGACAAAACGACCCGAGGTATAAACAATATGACATGTCATCTCTTACGTAAGCATAagttaaattaagaaaaaaacaatcttaacTTTGTCATTTaggaaaaagacaaattaTTTAGAGATTGGGCATTGCGAGAAAACATACATAAATATTACTATTTATTAAGAGTACGTCCAGgtgatgacaaatgaaaaaaacaaacaaataaaagagaaatattttaCCAGTACGAATAAGTAACATGCATTGACTAATAAGTAGTAAGTAATTAGGTCTGAATGATGACTGCATTTTGCAGTGTGGGAGAAATGTGATGCAATTTAAAAAGTaatgaaaatacataaatacatatatatgtatagattttgatattgttacAGCATTGTTGCGGTGCAGTTTTGGGTGCGGTTTATATCACCATTCATGGTCTAAAGCAATTTTTGTCATTTACAATTTCATTCTCAAGATGAGTATAAGATAGTTTACTCTTACTTGTACTTTTCATTTGTAGCTAGGTAGGTTAAAAAGTACTGAATATGGAGAatttatatagtaaaaaaaaaaggaataaagcACATGAACTGATGACTTATCTCGATTGAAGCAATTTTCATTGTGAGAATCTAAATTTAGAGATGGGCGAATACTATGAAAATGACCCAatcatttatttgttactGTTCTAGTTGTTTAATGGCAGTCGTAACTCGTAAAACAATCTTAAAACAACCTTCaaatctatttaaaattttacatgttCAACCATGTTTGGTTAACAATCCATATTGGTTTACACTTTACCATTTACTGATTATcattaaaatgataaaatgatTTCTTAAAGATAGACAactaatttgataaaatattatgatttatactgaattttattttcacgTCTCTAGTtaactgtaatttttttttttggtttgtttcataGCTCAAATTTTCTTCATTAAAAAAGTCGGAAGCCATGAGTTGTTCATTGaggagtaaaaaaaaaattgagtatGACATATAAATATTACCCGAAACCGATTTTTTCTGCGTGTTATAGTAACTAATTGTCTCTGCGTCAATGTTCACAATGCATGCTTGGTACATATTCAAAATCTGGGAAAATGTGTTTTGGAATGTCGTTTTATTTCGTACCATCTTATTTGAAAGagtacaaaaacaattttctgtagaaaaatatctcaaatgATATGATCTAAATGTATCCTGACATGATACGTATCATTAAAATGTAATATCAGAAAGCGATATTTatcttttcgatttttttaaaacaaaattacaaaaaacaaaatctcttatctctatctatacatatatatttttctctcatttttcatatttgttcaAACTAGTTCAAATTGGAATGGTGTAAAACGCATAataaaaaacagtaaaaaaagcAATACTATGATTAGCATATGATTGTAactatatttttgaaaaattgattCTAAACAAGAATTCAATAGCTAGCCTAAAGTAAAAGtatatccatttttatttgtatagaAACTAAACATACTCATCCAcgcacacaaaaaaactccTAAAATTAAccatttgaaaaagaaaaaaaaaaactgtagaAAATGTATTGAGGCACCTTTTTTCTTACCATAGAGTTCTATCTTAGTGGGACCGAGGGAGCTGATTGAAACGATACCTAAGTGTGAGATATTGAAGATCCAAACATTGTGATAGTGAGAGAGCAACAAGCTATCCATTGGTGCATGTTACTTCACTTGCAGGaccatttcttttatttgcaAGCTTACGaaatgtatttgttttttgtattatatattacaatccaatacttttccaaacaaaataaattatataatccaatccaaaagaagaaaacacagagaaagggaaaaacactaaacaagAAAGACCTAAGACGGTGTCGTAGAGCTGGACAGGATAAAGATCACTGTCGTGCAGTGTGTTAAATGAGACGGcagaaaagagacaaaaaagaTGCACGTGAATCACGTGAAGAGGGCCTGTTTTATTATATGAGAGGTCGGGTTGGCCCATTGGGCCTTTTCCATATATAGTTCTATTTTcgtatttatttatgattacGTGCAATCAAACATCACGTTTATGTGATTTTGTCCTTTCCTTAATTAGTAGTACTATATTtcctataatatatatttatggtGTTTAGGAGATTTGTTAGTTAGTAGATtttaaatacaaaaccaaaattatgtGTGATTTGTGATTTTCCCATTGAACTTGaggtttttgttaaaattatgcattattctttctttcttttttgaacaACCAATTATGCATTATTCATCTAATAAATTTGAAGTATCAGTTGAAATTCATAATTGTTTGgtcataagtcataacatacttttataaacaaaaacttcattAATTTCCTAAACTTATTATAAGGATTTGGAATATAATTCGAATTGCAAAAacatagtatatatttttaaataatataaaattcataGTAGTGGTATACATTTAATGGGAGTTACGTGATTACGTCCACTTTCTTTCACTACAATTTTTACTATAATCGAAATTTTAGTTaacaatgttttttgtttacactctatatcaaatgaaagaatgatagaaaataaataaattaggcggaaaaaatataataagcAAATAAGAAGAGATAAAACTCTATAACAAAcggaaaaaaatgaacaaaaaatttagttcATTGTAGTTCTACCATGCCATATAAAATCATgtcatctttttcttattatcgTAGATTCTATttcgaagaaaataaaagaagacgCCAAAGAAAGTACATTGTCTTCTTACATGGCAAAAGTACAACCATCCAAGTTTCCAGATAAATTTAGAGATAGAAACACATATCGTAATTAGTGGGAttgattttacattttcttccaTGCGGTCaaattgagatttgtttttcttcgtAATGGAATCTAAAAATCGTGTGGAATCAGCAATACTATTCATATGGAAATTATGAATCTATATTTGCAATATTTCTAAGGCGGGGCCATCTTTTGGCTGTATTGTTTTTTCGTCTTTAGTCTTAATACAAACATCGATCGCAGCTTCTCAGAGTAATGACGCACACTCttctgtctctcttttttttcctcttcgtTTCCTATATTTATTTCTGTTGAATTACgttttcaaaatattgatgttttattgtgatttttttactgtgaattatttttcataatacactactatatagtatatggtttctaaatatttttccaaTAATTTTCTCCctagaaaaagtcaaaatgataaaatcatTAGTTCGCTAAAATTTTGCATCAAAATGCATAATCTAGATGATgcgacgaaaaaaaaaaatgatacgATGAAGGATGAGTATgttttcaaaagtttaaaagCTAAAGCTATTATACTAGATATTGAATTAGTTTCAAGTCTGAACGTTCACAAAATTTAAGAGGACAcctaataaaatcaaatttgagaaagagagtaTTGCCAGgtgaaataatttaaaagatgtttttatattatctAATAGTTGAGGACaacttttataatttaaatgatttttgtattATCTAATAGTTGTCGAACCTGATATCCACTTGGTCTTGTTGACAAATTTGATTTCGACAATTTGGATTTTGctaaaatttatttgtgtaATGTTTTATCATATGATATTTGTACTTGATAAACTTCatttaataatagtaatagtgacataaatttaacattagaGACTATAAAAAAACCATTTCGAAACAAATCATAAGTAGACCCAATGgagtacatatatttttatttttttgctactTTTATTTAACACCAGACAACCTAGAGCAAGataataaaagaacaaaaaagtcTCCGATCCTTAACAAGTCTTGAACATCTTAAGAAAAACAGTGAAAGCTCTATACATAACTACAAGTGACCTTCTGGACCACAACATTGTCTCCTCAATTTTAGAAACTTCTTCTGTTCTTAAGCCAAATTGAGAACTCGTCAAGAGTGTTCATGTCTGCCCTATAATGCTTCTGTGTGAACTCAAGAAACATAGACCACGTAAAATCAGGATACTTTCTTTCACCAGACTTCACTCCGTTTACTAGTTCTTCTGGTGGCTTCACCACTTTTTCCCCTTTCGGACATAGGAAGAATGCAAACgtcttcctttctctctcgCTGTTCACCACCGCCCGATGCAAACAACTCTTGTATCTTCCATTCGTTAGAGCctatgattgaaaaaaaaatggtataaGTTTCGTGTCATTAATTTGATCTACTAATGCATGTATTGACCATAATAAgaagactatatatataagtaccATGAAGGTGTCGCCTATGTTCACCACGAAAGCGTGAGGGTTAGGAGGAATGGATTGCCATTTGTTGTCCACGAAAACTTGCAGACCGCCAACTTGGTCTTGATGAAGTATGGTTAGAGATGTTGGGTCGCAGTGGGGTCCTGTCCCTAGTGCAAGCTCCGGTTGCTTGCACTGCGGGTAGTAATTCAACCGGAATATTGAATCGCTGTCTTcgaaaaactctttaaaataTCTCCTCTCGACCCCAAGACTCATTCCAAGAAGCTCCATGATCTTTAGTGAGAGAGTGTTCATGGCCTCCGCGTATTCTTGATAAACCTTCCTGCATGGATAAAATCACACCAATTATATCAGTCTTCTTGGacatttataataaaatttcaacatTTGCTAATTTGACTATTACCCGAAATCTTCGTATCCATCGCCCATTTTCTTAGAAACAAAGTCTTTAACGGTTTGGGAATGGATCTTCTCCTCGGGAGAGAACTTAAACGACAGAGTCTCCTTCCACGGGAGCTTTGAGGAGAATCTCCCGACGAAACTACTAGCGTAACCGGAGCTCTCACCCCACTTCCTCTGAGCCTTCTGCTTCTCACAAGCCGGGGCCTTAAAGAAAGAGTCCATATGCAGATAGGCACGAGACAAGAGGCTCTCATCGACACCATGGTTAGTGATTAGGAAGAAGCCATGTTTCGTTGCAGCCTTTGAGACGAGTCTAGTAGCCTCCGATGCCAAGCACGAGTCGCCGGAGAGGAAACCGGCTAGGTCTATGAGTGGGACTTGGAGAGGTTGAACATCCGTAGAAGGTTTCTCGTGGTCGGGCCATACGAACTGTTGAGGTATGTGGTGCGAGTGCTGATTAAGGAGCTTTGCATCGAAGATCGAAGAAtcctctttggttttgttttcactgAATATTTGAGGGACCGTTGCAATGCATTCCgttgccatttttttttaattatcgtAGAT includes:
- the ATS3 gene encoding embryo-specific protein 3 (seed gene 3 (ATS3); FUNCTIONS IN: molecular_function unknown; INVOLVED IN: embryo development ending in seed dormancy; LOCATED IN: anchored to membrane, membrane; EXPRESSED IN: embryo, leaf whorl, carpel, seed, leaf; EXPRESSED DURING: petal differentiation and expansion stage, E expanded cotyledon stage; CONTAINS InterPro DOMAIN/s: Lipase/lipooxygenase, PLAT/LH2 (InterPro:IPR008976), Embryo-specific 3 (InterPro:IPR010417); BEST Arabidopsis thaliana protein match is: Embryo-specific protein 3, (ATS3) (TAIR:AT5G62210.1); Has 1807 Blast hits to 1807 proteins in 277 species: Archae - 0; Bacteria - 0; Metazoa - 736; Fungi - 347; Plants - 385; Viruses - 0; Other Eukaryotes - 339 (source: NCBI BLink).), with translation MTFPSLSVSFLFFAFIFVTHAFDLSIIQMQQGTCPYTVVVMTSCLSPESTRDQISIVFGDADGNKVYAPKLGGLVRGPGGLGKCSTNTFQVRGQCLNDPICSLYINRNGPDGWVPESIEIYSEGSKSVKFDFSKSVPQLNTWYGHNNCNTTGRPSSPDLPPPHFPPEFPPETPTTPPPPPPRPSAASRLGNGESVFLAFAIATAIAAMVRWSY
- the GA20OX3 gene encoding gibberellin 20-oxidase 3 (gibberellin 20-oxidase 3 (GA20OX3); CONTAINS InterPro DOMAIN/s: Isopenicillin N synthase (InterPro:IPR002283), Oxoglutarate/iron-dependent oxygenase (InterPro:IPR005123); BEST Arabidopsis thaliana protein match is: gibberellin 20-oxidase 4 (TAIR:AT1G60980.1); Has 1807 Blast hits to 1807 proteins in 277 species: Archae - 0; Bacteria - 0; Metazoa - 736; Fungi - 347; Plants - 385; Viruses - 0; Other Eukaryotes - 339 (source: NCBI BLink).); its protein translation is MATECIATVPQIFSENKTKEDSSIFDAKLLNQHSHHIPQQFVWPDHEKPSTDVQPLQVPLIDLAGFLSGDSCLASEATRLVSKAATKHGFFLITNHGVDESLLSRAYLHMDSFFKAPACEKQKAQRKWGESSGYASSFVGRFSSKLPWKETLSFKFSPEEKIHSQTVKDFVSKKMGDGYEDFGKVYQEYAEAMNTLSLKIMELLGMSLGVERRYFKEFFEDSDSIFRLNYYPQCKQPELALGTGPHCDPTSLTILHQDQVGGLQVFVDNKWQSIPPNPHAFVVNIGDTFMALTNGRYKSCLHRAVVNSERERKTFAFFLCPKGEKVVKPPEELVNGVKSGERKYPDFTWSMFLEFTQKHYRADMNTLDEFSIWLKNRRSF
- the ATS3 gene encoding embryo-specific protein 3 (seed gene 3 (ATS3); FUNCTIONS IN: molecular_function unknown; INVOLVED IN: embryo development ending in seed dormancy; LOCATED IN: anchored to membrane, membrane; EXPRESSED IN: embryo, leaf whorl, carpel, seed, leaf; EXPRESSED DURING: petal differentiation and expansion stage, E expanded cotyledon stage; CONTAINS InterPro DOMAIN/s: Lipase/lipooxygenase, PLAT/LH2 (InterPro:IPR008976), Embryo-specific 3 (InterPro:IPR010417); BEST Arabidopsis thaliana protein match is: Embryo-specific protein 3, (ATS3) (TAIR:AT5G62210.1); Has 553 Blast hits to 471 proteins in 85 species: Archae - 0; Bacteria - 34; Metazoa - 135; Fungi - 20; Plants - 243; Viruses - 45; Other Eukaryotes - 76 (source: NCBI BLink).); this translates as MQQGTCPYTVVVMTSCLSPESTRDQISIVFGDADGNKVYAPKLGGLVRGPGGLGKCSTNTFQVRGQCLNDPICSLYINRNGPDGWVPESIEIYSEGSKSVKFDFSKSVPQLNTWYGHNNCNTTGRPSSPDLPPPHFPPEFPPETPTTPPPPPPRPSAASRLGNGESVFLAFAIATAIAAMVRWSY